The following are encoded together in the Flavobacterium sp. TR2 genome:
- a CDS encoding RNA polymerase sigma factor, whose amino-acid sequence MDQNKIHPDQKYIDGLAANDSVIIEMIYKKFAPKVVLFITNNSGDKDQAQDVIQEVMILLFNQAKAKKLQLTCPFDAYFFLLCKRRWLNELKNSANKGVTIYENVVSINESAHELVAQAEEFDEKQKLFETMFQKLGEKCQEVLKLSFSLKSMEEVAQKLDVTYGYVRKKKSLCVGQLTQWIQEAKKFNSLKNN is encoded by the coding sequence ATGGATCAAAATAAAATTCATCCTGACCAAAAATATATTGACGGACTTGCAGCAAATGATTCTGTAATTATCGAAATGATATATAAAAAATTTGCGCCCAAAGTAGTCTTGTTTATCACCAATAATTCAGGAGATAAAGATCAGGCGCAAGATGTGATTCAGGAAGTCATGATTTTGCTTTTTAATCAGGCGAAAGCTAAAAAATTGCAGCTGACTTGTCCGTTTGACGCCTATTTTTTCCTGCTCTGCAAAAGGCGCTGGCTGAATGAATTGAAAAATTCTGCTAATAAAGGGGTAACAATTTATGAGAATGTGGTATCTATCAATGAATCTGCACACGAACTGGTTGCACAGGCAGAAGAATTTGATGAAAAACAGAAGCTTTTCGAAACGATGTTCCAAAAACTGGGAGAGAAATGCCAAGAAGTTTTAAAACTCAGCTTTTCTCTAAAATCAATGGAAGAAGTTGCCCAAAAACTCGATGTGACGTACGGTTATGTCCGTAAAAAGAAATCATTGTGCGTTGGACAGTTAACTCAATGGATTCAGGAAGCAAAAAAATTTAACTCTTTAAAAAACAATTAA
- a CDS encoding tol-pal system YbgF family protein, giving the protein MNEERYILFDQYLQGELTVDEKNNFEKQLSEDAELASEFESFKEMHFQLENKFGQVEEREIFKENLTRISDKYFNKNANKVVSLKPWYFAAAASAVIMFGLFFFDYKHYPNFEDYNHPESAYFTERGVSEAILKQAENNFNGKRYETAIPIFEMILKENNSDEIKYFYAVSLLQVSKYVKAETIFKELEAGNSVYKEKAKWNLALSKLKQGKYDDCKAILQTISQDYEDYDEVEQLLEELD; this is encoded by the coding sequence ATGAACGAAGAACGCTATATATTATTTGACCAATATCTTCAAGGCGAACTGACCGTTGATGAAAAAAACAATTTTGAGAAGCAATTATCCGAAGATGCCGAATTGGCTTCGGAATTTGAAAGTTTCAAAGAAATGCATTTTCAGTTGGAGAATAAATTCGGACAAGTAGAGGAAAGAGAAATCTTTAAAGAAAACCTGACTCGAATTTCAGATAAATATTTCAATAAAAACGCTAACAAAGTGGTTTCGCTTAAACCGTGGTATTTTGCTGCAGCAGCATCGGCCGTTATTATGTTCGGATTGTTTTTCTTTGATTATAAACATTATCCAAACTTTGAAGATTATAACCATCCTGAAAGCGCTTATTTTACAGAAAGAGGCGTGTCTGAAGCCATTTTAAAGCAAGCAGAGAATAATTTTAACGGAAAAAGATACGAAACAGCTATTCCGATTTTCGAAATGATTTTAAAAGAAAACAATTCAGACGAAATCAAATATTTCTACGCAGTTTCATTATTGCAGGTAAGCAAATATGTGAAAGCAGAAACTATTTTTAAAGAATTAGAAGCAGGAAATTCTGTGTACAAAGAAAAAGCAAAATGGAATTTGGCTTTATCTAAGCTAAAACAAGGAAAATATGACGACTGTAAAGCCATTTTACAGACTATTTCGCAAGATTATGAAGATTATGATGAAGTAGAACAGCTCTTGGAAGAATTGGACTAA
- a CDS encoding S41 family peptidase encodes MKRVALIFLLVFSQAIFALDKISQTEKLAATCKVWGFLKYYHPNVAGGELDWDSQLLEKLPKIEKAQTKEEFSLILENWIDDLGPVKEIAPIVTPKDVKLFDKNFDLSWFNNKLFSKKLSKKLKFIEENRFQSTEEFGPSFDGFKNLKNYFNLDYTDKNAKLLMLYAYWNVVEYYFPYKYIMDQKWDETLNEVIPSVVQSNTPEDFFKVLRKTAAKLDDSHVEFHIYPSAATEKKNYYFFPATGRIIEEKLVITEILGDSLAEADGIKIGTVITKINDKSIKELIEEKREMIAASNEVSFLDKVVGTILLSESEKVKVEFLKDGKYETKSMVWFNYHDSHRNEYKKGAQKKKEKFKLLENNIGYVNMGVIKPKNVADMAEALKNTKAIVFDMRNYPLGTYKDISNFLNAKEEKFVIYTYPYLNYPGKFYWTDGRNAGFDNKDHYKGKTIVLLDENSISQSEWTAMCFQTAGNTTIIGSQTAGADGNVFEFDFSGFHTGFSGIGVYYPDGRETQRVGIVPDIVVKPTILGVQQGKDEVLERALLYIETGK; translated from the coding sequence ATGAAAAGAGTTGCGCTTATTTTTCTTCTTGTTTTTTCTCAAGCCATTTTTGCGTTAGATAAGATTTCTCAAACCGAAAAATTGGCAGCAACTTGCAAAGTATGGGGATTCTTAAAATATTATCATCCAAATGTGGCCGGCGGAGAATTAGATTGGGACAGCCAGCTTTTGGAGAAATTGCCTAAAATAGAAAAAGCGCAAACGAAAGAAGAGTTTTCATTAATCTTAGAAAATTGGATTGATGATTTGGGGCCAGTAAAAGAAATCGCGCCGATTGTTACGCCGAAAGACGTTAAACTTTTTGATAAGAATTTTGATTTAAGCTGGTTTAATAATAAACTGTTTTCTAAAAAACTTTCTAAAAAATTAAAATTTATTGAAGAAAATAGGTTTCAAAGCACCGAGGAATTTGGACCCAGTTTTGACGGTTTTAAAAATTTGAAAAATTATTTTAATCTAGATTACACAGACAAAAATGCAAAGCTTTTAATGCTGTATGCATACTGGAATGTAGTGGAATATTATTTTCCGTACAAATACATAATGGATCAGAAATGGGACGAAACTTTAAATGAAGTGATTCCTTCTGTTGTTCAGTCTAATACTCCAGAAGATTTTTTTAAAGTATTAAGAAAAACAGCGGCAAAACTAGATGATAGCCATGTTGAGTTTCATATATATCCGTCTGCAGCAACAGAAAAAAAGAACTATTATTTTTTTCCGGCAACAGGCAGAATAATAGAAGAAAAACTTGTAATCACAGAGATTTTAGGAGACAGTCTTGCTGAGGCAGATGGCATTAAAATTGGGACAGTGATCACTAAAATAAATGATAAGAGCATCAAAGAACTTATAGAAGAGAAAAGAGAAATGATTGCTGCTTCAAATGAAGTTTCTTTTCTGGATAAAGTTGTTGGCACCATCCTGTTAAGCGAATCTGAAAAGGTTAAAGTAGAATTTTTGAAAGACGGAAAATACGAAACAAAATCTATGGTTTGGTTTAACTACCATGATTCACATCGAAATGAGTATAAAAAAGGAGCTCAGAAAAAGAAAGAAAAGTTTAAGCTTCTCGAAAACAATATCGGCTATGTTAATATGGGGGTAATAAAACCTAAAAATGTTGCAGATATGGCCGAAGCGCTTAAAAATACAAAAGCAATTGTTTTTGATATGAGAAATTATCCGCTAGGCACTTACAAGGATATTTCAAATTTTCTAAATGCTAAGGAAGAGAAATTTGTGATTTATACGTATCCCTATTTAAATTATCCAGGCAAGTTTTATTGGACGGATGGAAGAAATGCAGGATTTGACAATAAAGACCATTATAAAGGAAAAACGATTGTATTATTGGATGAGAATTCGATAAGCCAGTCAGAATGGACAGCAATGTGTTTTCAAACAGCAGGAAATACCACAATAATAGGAAGCCAGACCGCAGGAGCTGATGGCAATGTATTTGAATTTGATTTTAGCGGATTTCATACGGGCTTTTCGGGTATTGGAGTTTATTACCCAGATGGAAGAGAAACCCAGCGTGTAGGAATTGTACCCGATATTGTAGTGAAACCAACAATTTTAGGGGTTCAACAAGGCAAAGACGAAGTTTTGGAACGCGCTTTGCTATATATAGAAACAGGAAAATAA
- a CDS encoding TatD family hydrolase, whose translation MNSTPIITDTHTHLYSEEFDQDRDEMIQRAIDAGITRFFIPAIDAAATQSMYDLEKNYPENIFLMMGLHPTYVKDNYLEELQHVENELSKRKFYAVGEIGIDLYWDKTHLKEQQIAFKKQIQLAKQYKLPIVIHCREAFDEIFEVLEEEKSEDLFGIFHCFSGTLEQAKQAISYNMKLGIGGVVTFKNGKIDQFLNQIDLKHIVLETDSPYLAPIPYRGKRNESSYLINVIAKLSDVYGVSAEEIAAITTQNSKDVFGI comes from the coding sequence TTGAATTCAACACCCATTATTACTGATACCCACACGCACTTATATTCTGAAGAATTTGATCAGGATCGTGACGAAATGATTCAGCGCGCTATAGATGCTGGAATAACTCGTTTCTTTATTCCTGCAATCGATGCTGCAGCTACACAATCGATGTATGATTTAGAGAAAAACTATCCTGAAAATATATTTCTAATGATGGGTTTGCATCCCACTTACGTGAAAGATAATTATCTGGAAGAATTGCAGCACGTAGAAAATGAATTGTCTAAAAGAAAATTCTATGCTGTAGGCGAGATTGGAATTGATTTGTATTGGGATAAAACGCATTTAAAAGAACAGCAGATTGCTTTTAAGAAACAGATTCAGCTGGCAAAACAGTACAAATTGCCCATCGTAATTCATTGCAGAGAAGCTTTTGATGAAATCTTTGAAGTCTTAGAAGAAGAAAAATCTGAAGATTTGTTTGGGATTTTTCATTGTTTTTCCGGAACTTTAGAACAAGCAAAACAGGCAATTTCTTACAATATGAAGTTGGGAATTGGAGGTGTCGTGACTTTTAAAAACGGAAAAATAGATCAATTTTTGAATCAAATCGATCTGAAACATATCGTTCTTGAGACAGATTCTCCATATTTAGCGCCAATTCCGTATAGAGGAAAAAGAAATGAAAGCAGCTATTTAATCAACGTTATAGCTAAATTAAGCGATGTATATGGTGTTTCTGCAGAAGAAATTGCAGCAATTACAACCCAAAACTCTAAGGATGTTTTTGGGATTTAA